From the genome of Streptacidiphilus rugosus AM-16, one region includes:
- a CDS encoding MHYT domain-containing protein produces the protein MNPSTMAHVNGFTYGVVNPLVAYAIACVGAALGLRCTVRALALPPGERRGWLLLAAAAIGSGIWTMHFIAMLGFTVTDSTVVYNIPITVFSLLLAIFVVGVGVFYVGYRPKGTGSLLVGGILTGCGVAVMHYIGMAALQVQGAVSYSPLLVAASVGIAVFAATAALWMTLNVRGLPAALGAALVAGVAVVAMHYTAMQAVSVRLDGRAVGAGVPASQFILPVAVGIIVFLTVSGIVVAMSPQESARARARAEARTPDRIRIDLFDGR, from the coding sequence ATGAATCCCAGCACCATGGCGCATGTCAACGGTTTCACCTACGGCGTGGTGAATCCCCTCGTGGCCTACGCGATCGCCTGCGTCGGCGCGGCGCTGGGGCTGCGCTGCACGGTGCGGGCGCTGGCGCTGCCGCCGGGGGAGCGGCGCGGCTGGCTGCTGCTCGCCGCGGCGGCGATCGGTAGCGGAATCTGGACGATGCATTTCATTGCGATGCTCGGATTCACGGTGACCGACTCGACGGTCGTCTACAACATACCGATCACGGTATTCAGTCTTCTCCTCGCGATCTTCGTCGTCGGCGTCGGTGTCTTCTATGTCGGATATCGACCCAAGGGCACGGGATCACTGCTTGTCGGAGGAATCCTGACGGGATGCGGGGTCGCCGTGATGCACTACATCGGCATGGCCGCGCTGCAGGTCCAGGGAGCCGTCTCCTACAGCCCGCTGCTGGTCGCCGCCTCCGTCGGCATCGCCGTCTTCGCGGCGACGGCGGCGCTGTGGATGACCCTCAACGTGCGGGGCCTTCCGGCCGCCCTGGGCGCGGCGCTGGTGGCCGGCGTCGCGGTGGTGGCCATGCACTACACCGCCATGCAGGCGGTGTCCGTCCGGCTCGACGGCCGCGCGGTCGGGGCCGGCGTCCCGGCCTCGCAGTTCATCCTGCCGGTGGCGGTCGGGATCATCGTCTTCCTGACGGTCAGCGGCATCGTCGTCGCGATGTCCCCGCAGGAGTCCGCGCGCGCCCGCGCCCGGGCCGAGGCCCGCACCCCCGACCGCATCCGCATCGACCTCTTCGACGGCCGCTGA
- a CDS encoding acyltransferase family protein — MGKRDTGMGRGLWATRGSLDRLMKGRANGFGLIRLVLAVSVVISHANPLGFHRDDVGTRFSGSQTNLGTVAVIGFFVISGYVITGSAKRLSVGRYAWHRALRILPGMWTCVLFTAFALAPVLYHHEHHTLTGFHLHDPLDYVAAMWNVSNDGGDIARVLATGMHHHTNFNVNFNGALWSLRYEVLCYIVIGVLAAGGTLLRARRTVPLVAGCLWILMIMNLWDAPSLRAAPNEPYTWLQLPLLGGMDTHFVIYLGFTFLLGSTMELYRERIPVNDLLALACAALLLGSLRYGAFYVVGCPAFAYLLIWAGVRTPRQLHWVGRRNDHSYGLYIYGFLVEQTLSLLGFAHRGRIVYTLLAVAVTWVLAWLSWHLVEKQAMRLKGWTPGRPTDRPVPPQPEPTRSLETSSVA; from the coding sequence ATGGGCAAGCGCGACACCGGCATGGGCCGTGGACTGTGGGCCACCAGGGGGAGCCTGGATCGGCTGATGAAGGGGCGGGCCAACGGCTTCGGGCTGATCCGCCTCGTGCTGGCCGTGTCCGTGGTGATATCCCACGCGAACCCGCTCGGCTTCCACCGGGACGACGTGGGGACGAGGTTCTCCGGCTCCCAGACGAACCTGGGCACCGTGGCGGTGATCGGGTTCTTCGTGATCTCGGGCTACGTCATCACCGGAAGCGCCAAGCGCCTGTCCGTCGGCCGCTACGCGTGGCACCGGGCCCTGCGGATCCTGCCGGGCATGTGGACCTGCGTCCTGTTCACCGCCTTCGCCCTGGCCCCCGTGCTCTACCACCACGAGCACCACACCCTGACGGGCTTCCACCTCCACGATCCGCTCGACTACGTCGCCGCGATGTGGAACGTCTCGAACGACGGCGGCGACATCGCGAGGGTCCTCGCCACCGGGATGCACCACCACACGAACTTCAACGTGAACTTCAACGGCGCGCTGTGGTCGCTCCGCTACGAGGTGCTCTGCTACATCGTGATCGGCGTCCTGGCCGCCGGCGGCACCCTGCTCCGCGCCCGGCGCACCGTGCCGCTGGTCGCCGGCTGCCTGTGGATCTTGATGATCATGAATCTGTGGGACGCCCCCAGTCTGCGCGCGGCCCCGAACGAGCCCTACACCTGGCTGCAGCTGCCGCTGCTCGGCGGCATGGACACCCACTTCGTCATCTACCTCGGCTTCACCTTCCTGCTCGGCTCCACCATGGAGCTGTACCGCGAGCGCATACCGGTCAACGACCTGCTCGCCCTCGCCTGCGCCGCGCTGCTCCTCGGCTCCCTGCGCTACGGCGCCTTCTACGTGGTCGGCTGCCCGGCCTTCGCCTACCTGCTGATCTGGGCCGGCGTCCGGACCCCGCGACAGCTGCACTGGGTCGGCCGCAGGAACGACCACTCCTACGGCCTCTACATCTACGGCTTCCTCGTCGAGCAGACGCTCTCCCTGCTGGGCTTCGCCCACCGCGGACGGATCGTCTACACACTGCTCGCCGTCGCCGTCACCTGGGTGCTCGCCTGGCTCTCCTGGCACCTGGTCGAGAAGCAGGCCATGCGCCTGAAGGGCTGGACGCCGGGTCGTCCGACGGACCGACCGGTGCCCCCGCAGCCGGAGCCGACCCGCAGCCTGGAGACCTCGTCCGTGGCCTGA
- a CDS encoding DedA family protein: MADTGGLPGPLAALQPLLDHYGYASLALLVALDNMLIPVPGQTLLIVAAVYAGTGRMNVLAVAVVGWLAAIAGAEIAYLLGRREGTRLINRFGRYVRLTPERYAKAEDFYRRRGSRVVVIARFIDVLRQTNGLLAGSNEMPHRRFTPWNALGAAAWVGAWTALGYSAGTNIGPLYRQALRYQFFLLAAVVLVIVGLVLRAWWRARKRAREES; encoded by the coding sequence GTGGCTGACACCGGCGGACTTCCCGGCCCCCTGGCCGCTCTGCAGCCGCTGCTGGACCACTACGGCTATGCCTCGCTCGCGCTGCTGGTAGCGCTCGACAACATGCTGATCCCGGTCCCGGGACAGACGCTGCTGATCGTCGCGGCGGTCTACGCGGGCACCGGTCGCATGAACGTCCTGGCGGTGGCCGTCGTCGGATGGCTCGCGGCGATCGCCGGGGCCGAGATCGCGTACCTGCTCGGCCGCCGCGAGGGGACGCGGTTGATCAACCGCTTCGGACGCTACGTGCGGCTCACCCCCGAGCGGTACGCCAAGGCCGAGGACTTCTACCGGCGGCGAGGCTCCAGGGTCGTCGTGATCGCGCGCTTCATCGACGTGCTGCGCCAGACCAACGGCCTGCTGGCGGGTTCGAACGAGATGCCGCACCGCAGGTTCACGCCGTGGAACGCGCTCGGCGCTGCGGCCTGGGTCGGCGCGTGGACGGCACTCGGGTACAGCGCCGGCACGAATATCGGCCCGCTCTACCGGCAGGCGCTCCGCTACCAGTTCTTCCTGCTGGCCGCCGTGGTGCTGGTGATCGTCGGCCTGGTGCTGCGCGCCTGGTGGCGCGCACGCAAGCGGGCGCGCGAGGAGTCGTGA
- a CDS encoding streptophobe family protein, which translates to MTVYQNGLPADGRTGGGADAASMLRGVIFSVTAVASAFGAMGVVGALGVHLLGLDKYASLGPLTAALVAMAVGGKVSPTGDVSVFGIDAAAAQGSIGIMPLGLTVVGAVVLGWLFTVQLRRVAVLTVADLMARAAGAVVAFLVLLAVIGWAGSGSVAVNVSSLTGGGSSGSGSGGSGDDPLGGLGNLIGGALGDNTKPTVGFTTDLAPTLGMGLLWVVLVLAFAYLAARRAPLPAAWRGLARTVRPVASAITTVYVGAVTVGALAGAVVGLTGNGGAKTIGGALLGAPNGVFLAVPLGMGVSMDGKASGPLAHFLPAPIDTFLAGGQGKTITVSSLASLDGRVWLLPVAVVLMLIAVGVLAAVRTPRPAAGTESAAQELGGAGVRLGVALLVVTPMLLALADVKVDANLSVFGFDAVGAGLSVTGNVLLALVLGLVEGVVFGAVGAALVRAFAGAKRVSLAKADGTGVQAPAVPPGAPSGAPSGMPPSGPAVAPPAGSQAGGVYGGLPATPPQRSGPPPAHNPYAAPPVPPPAAPPAPQPVAPPAPDPYGGLPQSPQAPQPPYPGGPRPQDPPGGNPYR; encoded by the coding sequence ATGACGGTGTACCAGAACGGGCTACCGGCGGACGGACGAACGGGCGGCGGCGCGGATGCCGCGTCGATGCTGCGGGGCGTCATCTTCTCGGTCACGGCCGTGGCTTCGGCCTTCGGGGCGATGGGCGTGGTGGGCGCTCTCGGGGTGCATCTGCTCGGCCTGGACAAGTACGCGAGCCTCGGCCCGCTGACGGCCGCGCTGGTCGCGATGGCGGTCGGCGGAAAGGTCAGCCCGACAGGTGACGTGTCGGTCTTCGGAATTGACGCGGCGGCGGCCCAGGGGTCGATCGGGATCATGCCGCTGGGCCTGACGGTCGTCGGGGCGGTCGTGCTGGGCTGGCTGTTCACCGTGCAGCTGCGGCGGGTCGCCGTGCTGACGGTCGCGGACCTGATGGCGCGCGCCGCGGGAGCGGTGGTGGCGTTCCTGGTGCTGCTGGCCGTGATCGGCTGGGCCGGGAGCGGCTCGGTCGCGGTCAACGTGAGCTCACTGACGGGAGGCGGCTCCTCGGGCTCCGGTTCCGGCGGCTCGGGCGACGACCCGCTGGGCGGCCTTGGCAACCTGATCGGCGGGGCGCTCGGGGACAACACCAAGCCCACCGTCGGCTTCACGACCGACCTCGCGCCCACGCTGGGGATGGGGCTGCTCTGGGTCGTGCTCGTCCTCGCCTTCGCCTACCTGGCGGCGCGCCGCGCCCCGCTCCCCGCCGCCTGGCGCGGGCTCGCGCGGACCGTGCGCCCGGTCGCCTCGGCGATCACCACCGTCTACGTCGGCGCGGTCACGGTGGGCGCGCTGGCGGGCGCGGTGGTCGGCCTGACCGGCAACGGCGGCGCGAAGACCATCGGCGGTGCCCTGCTGGGCGCGCCCAACGGCGTGTTCCTGGCCGTCCCGCTCGGCATGGGCGTCAGCATGGACGGCAAGGCGTCGGGGCCCCTGGCGCACTTCCTGCCCGCCCCGATCGACACCTTCCTGGCGGGAGGCCAGGGCAAGACGATCACCGTTTCCTCGCTGGCCTCGCTGGACGGCCGGGTCTGGCTGCTGCCGGTCGCGGTGGTGCTGATGCTGATCGCGGTCGGCGTCCTGGCGGCGGTCCGGACCCCGCGACCGGCCGCCGGTACCGAGTCCGCCGCGCAGGAGTTGGGCGGCGCGGGCGTCCGGCTGGGCGTGGCCCTGCTGGTGGTGACGCCGATGCTGCTCGCGCTCGCGGACGTGAAGGTCGACGCGAACCTGTCCGTGTTCGGCTTCGACGCGGTCGGCGCGGGGCTGAGCGTGACCGGCAACGTGCTGCTGGCGCTGGTGCTCGGACTGGTCGAGGGTGTGGTCTTCGGAGCGGTGGGCGCGGCGCTGGTGCGGGCCTTCGCGGGCGCGAAGCGCGTCTCCCTGGCGAAGGCCGACGGCACCGGCGTGCAAGCGCCGGCCGTGCCGCCCGGCGCACCGTCCGGCGCGCCTTCCGGCATGCCGCCGTCCGGGCCGGCCGTCGCGCCCCCGGCCGGGTCGCAGGCGGGCGGGGTCTACGGCGGCCTGCCCGCCACCCCGCCGCAGCGCTCCGGCCCGCCGCCCGCGCACAACCCCTACGCCGCGCCGCCCGTCCCGCCACCCGCCGCTCCCCCGGCGCCGCAGCCGGTCGCGCCGCCCGCCCCCGACCCGTACGGAGGGCTCCCGCAGTCGCCCCAAGCGCCGCAGCCCCCGTATCCCGGCGGTCCGCGCCCGCAGGACCCACCCGGCGGCAACCCGTACCGGTAA
- a CDS encoding MBL fold metallo-hydrolase encodes MSGDLGLPSWATWWQRPFPDANTLLLHGRRAALVDTGFVGHAEETAAWAHGHAGAIDLVVNTHWHSDHVGGNSLLQTHGAAVAAGTPEAEAVRERNAGCCAAEYLDQPVAPYTVDVPLADGQVLRLGDADWQVVRTPGHTPGHLALWHPEERLLVAGDALSAYDVGWVNLALDGPDAAAVALTSLHKIAALRPRLILPSHGPILTDPATAFSAALRRAQRLVDDPAGAVWYGARRIFAFALMIRDGLPSAEVEPYLHAQPWLTDAAQLLNLTPEVLAADLVHTMLDSGAVLHRDGRLRAAADHTPVPAESLRVPYPRAWSTREPH; translated from the coding sequence GTGAGCGGGGACCTCGGGCTGCCGTCCTGGGCTACCTGGTGGCAGCGCCCCTTCCCCGACGCCAACACGCTCCTGCTCCACGGGCGGCGAGCAGCTCTGGTCGACACCGGATTCGTCGGTCACGCCGAGGAGACCGCCGCCTGGGCCCACGGCCACGCCGGCGCGATCGACCTGGTCGTGAACACCCACTGGCACTCCGACCACGTCGGCGGCAACTCCCTCCTCCAGACCCACGGCGCCGCCGTCGCGGCCGGCACCCCGGAGGCCGAGGCGGTCAGGGAACGGAACGCGGGCTGCTGCGCGGCCGAGTACCTGGACCAGCCCGTCGCCCCCTACACGGTGGACGTGCCGCTGGCCGACGGCCAGGTCCTGCGGCTCGGGGACGCCGACTGGCAGGTCGTGCGGACGCCCGGTCACACCCCCGGCCACCTGGCGCTGTGGCACCCGGAAGAGCGGCTGCTGGTGGCGGGCGACGCCCTGTCCGCCTACGACGTCGGCTGGGTCAACCTCGCCCTGGACGGCCCTGACGCCGCCGCTGTCGCGCTGACCTCACTCCACAAGATCGCCGCCCTCCGCCCGCGCCTCATCCTCCCCTCCCACGGGCCGATCCTCACCGACCCGGCCACGGCCTTCTCCGCCGCCCTGCGCCGCGCCCAGCGCCTGGTCGACGACCCGGCCGGAGCCGTCTGGTACGGGGCCCGCCGCATCTTCGCCTTCGCCCTGATGATCCGTGACGGCCTCCCGTCCGCCGAGGTCGAGCCCTACCTCCACGCCCAGCCCTGGCTGACCGACGCGGCCCAGCTGCTGAACCTCACCCCCGAAGTGCTGGCTGCCGACCTGGTGCACACCATGCTGGACAGCGGCGCCGTCCTCCACCGCGACGGCCGACTCCGCGCCGCGGCCGACCACACCCCCGTCCCGGCCGAGTCCTTGCGGGTGCCCTACCCGCGCGCCTGGTCGACCCGCGAACCACACTGA
- a CDS encoding GNAT family N-acetyltransferase: MTVGGLIVRSPVDDLDFLGSMAGAYDDGAQRWLAWNQEGPVAETRDWFFNVDDANREHMHQHLDNSAERHYLDGLEYRHLIVVDREHGRYAGAVQLFEDQVNAWLAPHFRSRNLGADLFAAAAKMAHQHLGLKELYAVVAEQNLPALSALRLAGFQDAPATTETEQPEPGTLALRHRTRFARTCVTGHSTFRLLPDDLELS; this comes from the coding sequence GTGACCGTCGGAGGACTCATCGTGCGCTCACCGGTCGACGATCTCGACTTTCTGGGATCGATGGCCGGGGCCTATGACGACGGCGCCCAGCGCTGGCTTGCCTGGAACCAAGAGGGCCCTGTTGCGGAGACCCGTGACTGGTTCTTCAACGTCGACGACGCCAACCGTGAGCACATGCACCAGCACCTCGACAACAGCGCCGAGCGCCACTACCTCGATGGTCTCGAGTACCGGCACCTGATCGTCGTCGATCGCGAACACGGTCGCTACGCCGGAGCGGTGCAGCTGTTCGAGGATCAGGTCAACGCATGGCTCGCACCACACTTCCGCAGCAGGAATCTGGGCGCCGACCTCTTCGCCGCCGCAGCGAAGATGGCCCACCAGCACCTGGGACTCAAGGAGCTGTACGCCGTCGTAGCGGAACAGAACCTGCCCGCCCTCTCGGCCCTCCGCCTCGCCGGCTTCCAGGATGCCCCCGCCACGACGGAGACCGAGCAGCCGGAGCCAGGGACCCTCGCGCTGCGGCACCGGACGCGGTTCGCACGAACCTGCGTGACCGGCCACAGCACCTTCCGACTGCTTCCGGATGACCTCGAGCTTTCGTAG
- a CDS encoding FHA domain-containing protein, which translates to MPQLVLELNGQRATLDSGRSYSIGRNPQSDFAINDARVSWQHATISYAGNAWLLQDLGSTNGTYAGGQRTTQVYLGDGTQVSLGNAESGPRLSFTGVPSAVPAAQPDQGGAGWADVQTARFQPGQDAGAGIPAQQGGYQGGQAAAYQGGGQQGGYSAGGGYPAPGGQAAPEPVYGSRNPTMVRNLTAGLKTIRIGRGLDNDLVVTDLSVSRHHAELRQMQDGRYEIVDLESHNGTYLNGQPISRQVLTAQDIVGVGHSTFRLVGDRLEEFVDTGEVSFSARHLTVEVEHKGQKKILLNDVSFAVPEKSLIGVIGPSGSGKSTLLRALTGYRPADRGDVLYDGRNLYKQFAELRQRIGLVPQDDILHSQLTVRTALKYAAELRFPGDTEAAERERRVDEVLVELHLEKRADNRITALSGGQRKRVSVALELLTKPSLIFLDEPTSGLDPGMDRDVMKMLRDLADEGRTVLVVTHSVAELALCDRLLVMAPGGSVAYFGPPKEALHFFQCETWADVFQAFENHAEHDWGGRFRGSVHFQMYAADVDAVQAQSAQIQQHQTQPPKQQSWGSQLSTLVRRYVSVIAADRGYVVLLFALPLIMGAMSAAIPAKFGLGPSDPPQAGNHDAATVLLLLAVSASLTGAANAVRELIKERVIYERERAVGLSRSAYVASKIIVLGAITALQSVMVAMIGLLPRKLPSGGLLVSGSALPELVLVVMLLGITSMTLGLVVSALVKTAEKTMPLLVLIAIIQVVFCGSLIPVHGQPGLEQLAWLVPSRWAVAAQAASINLLGIQGLGSDGKPANDPLWTHTVAQWGIDAGVLVLLGVVCSILIARLLRRHEPEVMRSR; encoded by the coding sequence GTGCCGCAATTGGTACTTGAACTCAATGGACAGCGAGCGACCCTGGATTCGGGCCGCAGTTACAGCATCGGACGCAACCCGCAGTCGGATTTTGCGATCAACGACGCGCGTGTCTCGTGGCAGCACGCCACCATCTCCTACGCCGGCAACGCCTGGCTGCTCCAGGACCTGGGCAGCACCAACGGCACCTACGCGGGCGGCCAGCGCACCACCCAGGTCTACCTGGGCGACGGCACGCAGGTCTCGCTGGGTAACGCGGAGTCAGGTCCCAGGCTGAGCTTCACCGGTGTGCCCAGCGCGGTCCCGGCGGCGCAGCCGGACCAGGGCGGCGCGGGCTGGGCGGACGTGCAGACGGCCCGCTTCCAGCCGGGCCAGGACGCGGGCGCGGGGATCCCCGCGCAGCAGGGCGGCTACCAGGGCGGCCAGGCGGCCGCCTACCAGGGCGGCGGTCAGCAGGGCGGCTACAGCGCGGGCGGCGGCTACCCGGCTCCCGGCGGGCAGGCCGCCCCCGAGCCGGTCTACGGCTCCCGCAACCCCACCATGGTGCGCAACCTGACGGCCGGTCTGAAGACCATCCGCATCGGCCGTGGGCTGGACAACGACCTGGTCGTCACCGACCTCTCCGTCTCGCGTCACCACGCCGAGCTGCGGCAGATGCAGGACGGCCGCTACGAGATCGTCGACCTCGAGAGCCACAACGGCACGTACCTCAACGGCCAGCCGATCTCCCGTCAGGTGCTGACCGCACAGGACATCGTCGGCGTCGGCCACTCCACCTTCCGGCTGGTCGGCGACCGGCTCGAGGAGTTCGTCGACACCGGTGAGGTCTCCTTCTCCGCCCGCCACCTCACCGTCGAGGTCGAGCACAAGGGCCAGAAGAAGATCCTGCTCAACGACGTCAGCTTCGCGGTTCCCGAGAAGTCGCTCATCGGGGTGATCGGCCCCTCCGGCTCCGGCAAGTCCACCCTGCTGCGCGCCCTGACCGGTTACCGCCCGGCCGACCGCGGCGACGTCCTCTACGACGGCCGCAACCTCTACAAGCAGTTCGCCGAGCTGCGCCAGCGCATCGGCCTGGTCCCGCAGGACGACATCCTGCACTCGCAGCTCACGGTCCGCACCGCGCTCAAGTACGCGGCCGAGCTCCGCTTCCCCGGCGACACCGAGGCGGCCGAGCGTGAGCGCCGGGTCGACGAGGTGCTCGTCGAGCTGCACCTGGAGAAGCGCGCCGACAACCGGATCACCGCCCTCTCCGGCGGACAGCGCAAGCGCGTCTCCGTCGCGCTGGAGCTGCTGACCAAGCCGTCGCTGATCTTCCTGGACGAGCCCACCTCCGGCCTGGACCCGGGCATGGACCGCGACGTCATGAAGATGCTGCGCGACCTCGCCGACGAGGGCCGCACGGTCCTGGTCGTCACCCACTCGGTGGCCGAACTCGCGCTCTGCGACCGGCTGCTGGTGATGGCCCCGGGCGGCTCGGTGGCGTACTTCGGTCCGCCGAAGGAGGCCCTGCACTTCTTCCAGTGCGAGACCTGGGCCGACGTCTTCCAGGCCTTCGAGAACCACGCCGAGCACGACTGGGGCGGCCGGTTCCGCGGCTCGGTCCACTTCCAGATGTACGCGGCCGACGTCGACGCGGTACAGGCCCAGTCCGCGCAGATACAGCAGCACCAGACGCAGCCGCCCAAGCAGCAGAGCTGGGGCTCGCAGCTGTCCACGCTGGTACGCCGCTACGTCTCGGTCATCGCGGCCGACCGCGGCTACGTCGTGCTGCTCTTCGCGCTCCCGCTCATCATGGGGGCGATGAGCGCGGCGATCCCGGCCAAGTTCGGCCTCGGTCCCTCCGATCCACCACAGGCGGGGAACCACGACGCGGCCACCGTCCTGCTGCTCCTCGCGGTCAGCGCCTCCCTCACCGGCGCGGCCAACGCGGTCCGAGAGCTGATCAAGGAACGGGTGATCTACGAGCGCGAACGCGCCGTCGGCCTCTCCCGCTCCGCCTACGTGGCCTCGAAGATCATCGTGCTGGGCGCGATCACCGCGCTGCAGTCGGTGATGGTCGCGATGATCGGCCTGCTGCCGCGCAAGCTGCCGAGCGGCGGCCTGCTGGTCTCCGGCTCGGCGCTGCCTGAGCTGGTCCTGGTCGTGATGCTGCTCGGCATCACCTCGATGACGCTCGGTCTGGTCGTCTCCGCGCTGGTCAAGACGGCCGAGAAGACCATGCCGCTGCTGGTGCTGATCGCGATCATCCAGGTCGTCTTCTGCGGTTCGCTGATCCCGGTCCACGGTCAGCCCGGTCTGGAGCAGCTCGCCTGGCTGGTCCCGTCCCGCTGGGCGGTGGCGGCCCAGGCGGCCTCGATCAACCTGCTGGGCATCCAGGGTCTCGGCTCGGACGGCAAGCCGGCCAACGACCCGCTGTGGACGCACACCGTCGCGCAGTGGGGCATCGACGCCGGTGTGCTGGTGCTGCTCGGCGTGGTCTGCAGCATCCTCATCGCGCGGCTGCTGCGCCGCCACGAGCCGGAGGTCATGCGCAGCCGCTGA
- a CDS encoding RNB domain-containing ribonuclease, producing the protein MPRRLLSVRTAGTARINTELAALRARLGIAEGWSPTVLAEVETVSAAPVLPAHDATDLPLFTIDPPESRDLDQAMHLERLPGGGFRVHYAIADVTAFVRPGGAIDTEARRRVQTLYFPDRRIPLHPPQLSEGAASLLPGQDAPALLWQFDLDAEGELRETRLRRALVRSRTKLNYAEVQKAVDTGTAEPALALLGVIGPLREERERARGGISLPIPEQEVEEIPGDGYTLGYRAPLPADGWNAQISLLTGMAAARLMLDGGVGVLRTLPGAPPTAFERLHRVALALRVDWPMDLPYPQLIRSLDPSRPAHAAFLNECTGLLRGAGYTAFDGPLPADPGHAAVAAPYTHCTAPLRRLVDRFSGEVCVALANGVEVPDWARSALPSLSPLMESGDRRAHEVERACVDLVEAALLTGREGELFDGIVIDVDERRPGRGTVQLRDPAVRAPLTNGGGPLPLGETVRVRLTSVDLSQPAVRFATA; encoded by the coding sequence GTGCCTCGTCGACTGCTGAGCGTCCGGACCGCCGGGACCGCCCGGATCAACACCGAGCTGGCCGCGCTCCGCGCCCGGCTGGGGATCGCCGAGGGCTGGTCGCCGACGGTCCTCGCCGAGGTCGAGACGGTCTCCGCCGCGCCGGTGCTGCCCGCCCACGACGCGACCGACCTGCCGCTGTTCACGATCGATCCGCCCGAGTCGCGCGACCTCGACCAGGCCATGCACCTGGAGCGGCTGCCGGGCGGCGGCTTCCGGGTCCACTACGCGATCGCGGACGTCACCGCGTTCGTGCGGCCGGGCGGGGCGATCGACACCGAGGCGCGGCGGCGCGTGCAGACGCTCTACTTCCCCGACCGTCGGATCCCGCTGCACCCGCCGCAGCTCTCCGAGGGCGCGGCCAGCCTGCTCCCCGGCCAGGACGCGCCGGCGCTGCTCTGGCAGTTCGACCTGGACGCGGAGGGCGAGCTGCGCGAGACCCGGCTGCGCCGCGCCCTGGTCCGCAGCCGCACGAAGCTGAACTACGCCGAGGTGCAGAAGGCCGTCGACACCGGCACGGCCGAGCCCGCCCTGGCCCTGCTCGGCGTCATCGGGCCGCTCAGGGAGGAGCGCGAGCGAGCCCGGGGCGGCATCAGCCTGCCAATCCCCGAGCAGGAGGTCGAGGAGATCCCCGGCGACGGCTACACCCTCGGCTACCGCGCCCCGCTGCCCGCCGACGGCTGGAACGCGCAGATCTCGCTGCTGACGGGCATGGCCGCGGCCCGGCTGATGCTGGACGGCGGCGTCGGCGTGCTGCGCACCCTGCCGGGCGCACCGCCGACGGCCTTCGAGAGGCTGCACCGCGTCGCGCTGGCGCTGCGCGTGGACTGGCCGATGGACCTCCCCTACCCGCAGCTGATCCGCTCCCTCGACCCGAGCCGCCCGGCGCACGCGGCCTTCCTCAACGAGTGCACGGGCCTGCTGCGCGGCGCCGGCTACACCGCCTTCGACGGTCCCCTCCCGGCCGACCCCGGCCACGCGGCCGTCGCCGCCCCGTACACCCACTGCACGGCGCCGCTGCGGCGGCTGGTCGACCGCTTCTCCGGCGAGGTCTGCGTGGCCCTGGCGAACGGCGTGGAGGTGCCGGACTGGGCCCGGTCCGCGCTGCCGTCACTGAGCCCGCTGATGGAGTCCGGCGACCGCCGCGCCCACGAGGTGGAGCGCGCCTGCGTCGACCTGGTCGAGGCGGCCCTGCTGACCGGCCGCGAGGGCGAGCTCTTCGACGGCATCGTCATCGACGTGGACGAACGCCGCCCCGGCCGCGGCACCGTCCAACTCCGCGACCCCGCGGTCCGCGCCCCCCTGACCAACGGCGGCGGCCCGCTCCCGCTGGGCGAGACCGTCCGGGTGCGGCTGACCTCGGTGGACCTGTCCCAGCCCGCGGTCCGCTTCGCCACGGCGTGA